DNA from Massilia antarctica:
AACCGACTTGACGCACACCAGCACCTGGTTTTCAGCCCAGGAAAACAGCATCGCCAGCAGCGCTTCCTCGTGCGGAATGCCGAGCGCGTCGACCGCGCAGGCAAACGCGGTTGGCAACGCCACCTCCGGCCCCAGCGCCGCCACCTCGGCCACGCCCAGCTCCGCGATCAGGCGCGTGAGCGAATAACCCATCTGGATCGTTTCAGCGCGAAATTCCGCGCTGTCGCGCGAGGCCAGGAAACGCTCGCTCCACAAGGCCACGGAGGCGTCGTCATGCGCCTCGAAGGCCTTGAGCAGGCGCCAGAACAGGGGCGCATCCCATTGCGCGACGACGTCGTCCAAGTGGCGCGCGATCC
Protein-coding regions in this window:
- a CDS encoding urease accessory protein UreF, which translates into the protein MNASALLHLLQFASPALPIGGYSYSQGLEAALEAGLVHDADSGRAWIARHLDDVVAQWDAPLFWRLLKAFEAHDDASVALWSERFLASRDSAEFRAETIQMGYSLTRLIAELGVAEVAALGPEVALPTAFACAVDALGIPHEEALLAMLFSWAENQVLVCVKSVPLGQVAGQRMLLSLRPLIEQAARHAQTLGDDAMSNWSPGLSMLSMRHEAQHGRLYRS